agcggtgctagggcacggcgatgGTGGCTCTATGCCGGCACGAAAGCAACCTTAGGATCGGAAGAGGGCAGAGAGCAGGTGGCGGCGCTCTAGGGCAGAGACGCGAGGGCTAGTGATGATCCTTCCTTCCGGCGACGGCTAGGTTCTACGAAGTTAGGGCAACATCGTGAgatgaagagaaggagaagaagaaaagagaggagacagtggtgtgcggctcgggagggaagaggagaagaggagtttGGAGGCGGCGTTGAGATGAGGGAAAAGgattaaaggaaaaggaaaaaataaataattaaggaaattaaacatttcctcgttcacATGGGTAGCTTAATAGGTTGTCCCTTGGCCCGATAATTGATCCTCTTAACCTGCGTCATACAAGttccgaaaaattttcagaaaatttttaaaattttaaaaaattttgttaagATTATTCACCTATTAAATCTTATTATCAAATTTTTATTTGGAGTACTGTATTTTACAAAGGGTGAACAAAATCTCAATTATATTGAAATAATCGATACTGAAATAGAAAGTTTGattcaataaatttaaaaattctatatattttaaaaatggatttgtttagttcaattttaaaattttaaatatgattAAATCGATTAAATTGAAGATATTAGTATAGCGTGAGTAattgaaaattatatttgaaTCAGATAATGATTCTGTAACTCAATTAAAAAATTgatggtaaaaggtgaatacatTCGCCCTCAGcacccccgtcaatccgtcctagggtcaatacggaggaggtaaatctcGGGTGGCTACTaacttttggaatagtgactagcacataagagagacatttacctcggctttaccgagattcgaatctCAGACCTTATTGATGACAACACATCATGTACTAACCACTAGACCTATCCGAAGGACAACTAAAAAATTGAACTAACTAAACATCATCAATCAATAACGGATAAGAAAAGTTATATCGATTtcatttattcaattttaatatTAAGTTTGATCGTCTCAATTTAtccaaaaaaaatttgataagttagaattttgatttgTTAGGTTTGATTTTTAATCGCTCACATCCAACTTTTTACGTCGAATCATatcacaatttattattttttattttggattCTCAGTTTGGGTAGGGCTATAAATGAATCTAAATATTTGTGAATAAATTTGGTGTTCGATTtgataagagtttgtttatgttcgtttaatatataaaaaattaattaaataaacaaggttgaacaactcgttaaactaaataaacaagcttgaacacatatgtattcagctggttaacgttcgtgaacaatattcacgaaccacattcattaataaaactctttttaatatgctaaataaataataaaataaaataaataaataagtttaaattatcaagctcaacaACTAATCAACCAACTAAagttttcaaacaatcaaacaagcttgaattgagagttcgataacatctaaccAAATCAAAtttaaccaagctcaagccaagcttgaaccaagttgaagctaagcttgaattgagagctcgatggccccagggcgtagcgcagacggtggatgcatggtatctctggcgtaatgaccaggtgtcgattctcaggaactgacgacctgagatTTACCCCGCCATACGCCTATGACttatgtacctgcatgaacctccctccatatccgtaggGCCGACATTAGGGGGTGGCTAAGGTAGCAGATCTACCtttttgaattgagagctcgataacatctaaataagtcaagcttcaaataagctcaagctcatcaaaaataaaccaattcaagcttgaacaatcattcaAAAGCTTGactcattttaagctcggctcgggtCGACTCGATTACCTTattaaataagcttgaacaccccagcTCGACTCGACCCGACCCATTTACAACCCTAAGTTTGGGTTATGTTCAAAAAAAATATGGcacataaatttgaaaatttgcaaatattttctatttttaaaattttacaaaaaaaaaatcaaaaggtaaatttaaaggcaaaaaaaaaaattggggatAAAATAAGTTTATGAAAAAGGATTTAATGGTAAAATACATCTTTGGGGCAAATTGAATAATCTGTGGAGACCAAATTGGACGCAAACAGGAAGTGATTCGTGAATCGAACGCGTGGAGGAGCTTGGACGTGCTTCGATCTCACGCGATCATGTTCTGAGCCGTCTTCTTCAATCGGGTCTGGGCAAGATCGAGAAGGCGGAGGAGCGTCCGGCGGAGCAGAGATGGAGACGATGAAGAATCTGCTGCGGCCCAAGCCCAATCCCCAGGAGCAGCTCCGAGAATGGCAGCGCCGCCTCCGGCAGGAGTGCCGGAACATCGAGCGCCAGATCCGAGGTGCATACACCCCTCTCTCGTCGTCCCTACTCGAGATTTTGAAAAAAAGGAGGATTTTGTTTTTTGTTCTGTCGTTGATTTGGTTGATTTATGTTGCAGATGTCCAGAGGGAGGAGAAGAACGTGCAGAAAGCCATCAAAGAAGCCGCAAAAAGGAACGACATGACTTCGGCGAAGGTTAGATTAACTCTGATCTATCTATTCCTTTTGCTCTTGTGTGGTATTTTTTTCGGATCCTTTTGAAGACTTGTTTCCTAAATACATTGATATTGGGTGATCTGAATACATATGATTGATTAAGTGATTGCTCGATCTAATGATGCTGATCATGCTTTCAATTTTTTCTTGGGAAGCATGTACCACATCGTTCTTGTTGGTGGAAGAATCAGTATTGTTTTGATAGGAACCTAGGGCCATATCACGAGGAAAAATcaaaagagaaaaatgaaaagggGATAGGGTGATCACTTCGAGGGGATCAGCCTCCAATAATCAAATGAAATTGATTAACTAAAAGGGAAATTACTTGTCCTCCAAAATTAcataacgtctctttaaatagagacctaaactatcttttcaaaagaaaatgtctaaaagaaaaataaaattaaaatacattttcaagagaaaatgtcttattaaaacttatctagaaaaaaaaaaagaaaaagtcggaaacttattttagaaaaggaaataaagttaaaggatttatttgaatagatccATTACAAGATCCTATCATTCCACCGCCCTTTAAAACAACCTTGTCCTCAAGGTTGTTTAGCAATAAACTCTGGAACATTTTCTTAAATGGTATCATATAATTCATAAGTACTGCGCCAATTCTAACTTCGGATGCATTGGGTTCAATGACAAATTTCTTATTAGGTAGTGCAAGAACTAGTGTTGTCATCATAGTCTCCTTTAAATTCTGGAATACCTTTTTTGCTTCAAGACACCATCTAAATGCATCTTTGAGACCCAGAAAATCACGTAATGCCTTGATACTCTTTGGGGTGGGTCACTCCATCATAACTAGCACCTTTGAGGGATCAGTTTTAGCTTACAATATGACCAAGGTATTCCACTTTAGTTGTCCCAAAACTGCACTTAGCTCTTTTCACAGAAAGAGAATGCTCACGCAAAAGAGTGAGTACTTTATAAAGGTGATGCAAATGATCTTTGAATGATGAACTATAAACAAGGTTGTCATTAAAGAAATTCAAAACAAACTTACGGAGGTAAGGCCTGAAGATATCATTCATCAAACTTTGGAATGTAGAAGGTGCATTAGTTAAATCGAAAGACATGACTAAAAATTTATAATGACCATCGTGTGTCTGAAAGGCTGTTTTTGGAATGTTTGGCTGATGGATTCTTATCTGATGGAAGCCTGAGCGAAGATTCAACTTTGAGAATAATGAGGAACCTCCTAATTCATCAAGTAATTCATCAATGATGGGGATGGGGTACTTGTCTTTCACTATAATTTTATTGAGTGCCCGGTAATCTACATACATTCGCCAATTTTCGTCTTTCTTTCATACAAGTAGTACTGGAGAAGAATATGGAATTACACTTGGGTGAACGATACCAACCTGAAGCATCTCTTGTATAATCTTCTCAATTTCCTCCTGTATGTAAGGGTAGCGATAAAGCCTAACATTTGCTTTAGGATCTGTTTTTGATGGAGAGTTGCATGAGAAAAATGGAGCAATCTTTTTTTAATAACTGCTCTGTCTGATAACTACTGATTGATGTGATAGTATCTTGTCTCTTGTCTCTGATacaaacttcttttccttgatcttagaagcgcattgttagttgagagaAATTTCATATTATGTCTCCTAATGTTCTCAACCATTGTGCTCCAAGTACAACATCACATCCATCTaggggaagaagaaagagatctgtcattaattcataatttggtaagaaaattttaatactattgcactttcctggacttgtaagtgatcttccatccgccaccttaacatcaaatgtagatgcttgctctattttttgtttaagcTTGCTTGCCAAGGTTGAGTCTAGAAAATTGTTGGTGCTTCCTGAATCTATAAGTATCATTACTGTTTGTTTTTTAATGAATCCTTTTACCTTCATCGTTTGTGGAGTttgtagtccttctaaggcatgaACTGATATTGCCATAGAGTCATATTGTACTTCGTTGATATTATCTTGTGTTTCACCTTCATcgaaatcatcttcttcctcagagttctctattggttcaaTCATCAGTATCCTCTTTTGCTTGCGTTGATGACCATGGTGCCACTTTTCATCGCAATGCCAGCATAATCCTTTTGTCATTCTTTCCTTGATCTCTTATTTTGTCAATCTACGGGGTGTTGAACAATGCGATGTGTTTTCATGAATTATCTTattatttcttcttccttcctcattgATCTTCTCTTCTTGTAGTCATGTAAAAGATAAGGCAGCCTTCATGGTGCGGGGTTGATTCATTTTTACTTCTCGTCGTATATCAAGGCAAAGTCCTTCAATAAAAGTACCTAGTAATTGCTTTTCTGACCAATCACGAGTTCGATTAGAGAGTCATTCGAATCGTCCTTGGTACTCCAGTACGATTGTAGTCTGTCGAATTTTGGCCAATTCTCCATCAACATTCTCATAACCGGAGGGACCAAATTGATTGATGAGTTCTTTTTTGAATTCCTCCCATTTTGGAGGCCCATGGCATGCTTCAAGCCAGTCATACCATTGGATGGCATCGCCTTCGAGGTTTATAGATGCTAGTTCTACCTTTGCATTGTCCGATGTGCTGTGGAAGCGAAAATATTTTTCAGCCCTTGAAATCCATCCAATCGGATCGTTGTTCTCCCAATGAGGAAATTCCACCTTCATACGTGGAAGGTTGTGCTTTCGATCTTTATTTGAGTTTGCTCCTTGGTGATATTGTTGTTGTCGAGACTGCTGATTTATTCCCTTTTTGATTAGTATGCTTGAGCTGGAATCTGATTCTAAACGATCCTTCAATTCTTGCACTATTGTGACCAACGATgccatagttttttcgagtttatcCATCCTTGTCTCGTGCTTAGCTTCAAATTTCAGAGCCCATTTGGCGTCAGGATAAGATCCTCTGGTCATCATGTCAGAGTGGATTTTCTTCTCTTGAAGTCGGGTTAAGACCATACGCTTGTTGAAGTTGCTGCGAGATACTATAGGGCAATGATGAAGTGAACGTGCTTTGATACCAAGTTGATAGGAACCCAGGGGCATATCACGTGGAAAAATcgaaagagaaaaatgaaaagagaataGGGTGATCATTTCGAGGGGATCGACCTCCAATAATCAAATGAAATTgattaactaaaagagaaattacTTGTCCTCCAAAATTACTTAACGCCTCTTTAAATAGAGACctaaattatcttttcaaaagaaaatgccTAAAAggacaataaaataaaaatacattttcaagagaaaatgtcttattaaaacttatctagaaaaaaaaaaggaaaaagtctaaaacttattttagaaaaggaaataaagttaaaggatttatttgaatagatccattaaaggaTCCTATCATGTTTTCATTGACTGGGGCATAACAGGAAGGGACATAATGGTTGATAGCCTTGCATGTATTAGGTTACTGTCTGATGTTATGTGTGGAACCGGAGGTTAAACTTTTGTTCAATCTTGTTTCAGAAAGAAAGTGTAGACGGATGAGGAAAGAAAAAGTGATAGGCAGCAGAACCAGAGCAGACATTTTAACAATTTCTTTAGCTTCTGCTAGTATCCAGCTTCTAATTCTATGTAGCCTTGTGTATGAAGCTGCTATAGATACATGTTAAGTTAGCTATCTCTAGATTTGCTAGCTATTTGTTTCCCGATTAGTTTGGATGCCTGGTGTCTAGATCTTGAATTTATTCATATTTGAGTTCAGTATTCTTAGGGAAAAGGCTATATTGTCTCGTTTATGATTCAtttccttctcattcttcttatgataaatttaaacaaaattaattaatgtttCAATTTCTTGACTTGATTATGcagttatttttttttgaaatccaAATTATTTAAATGCTCATCAATGTTTTACCTGGATGCAGTCTCTTGCTAAGGAAATAGTAAGGTCAAGAAAAGCTGTCAATCGTCTCTATGAGAACAAGGCACAACTGAATTCTGTCTCTATGCATCTTGGTGAATTAGTTGGTATGGATTATCAAAAATAGTAACCTCTTGTTGCATCTGTAAATGAGCCTTCTAATCTGTATGTAGCCCACCTGTCGCTGCTTTATCTTATGTTGAAGCTGCAAAATAAAGTAGTTCTTACTTTCATGCTTGCTTTGACATTCCTCATTCAAGAAAATGATAAAGATCAATGATATTAATATTGAGTTATTAACTATGGTTGAGTGCAAAAGTACTGTTTTTTATGATGCTATATAGTGCTATGGGTTAGTTAGGAACATGATATGCAAAGACTTGTATTAATTTTATACTTCTATTAGCATAGACTTGAACTCATTCTATTCTTTTTCAATGAATTAGAAGTTAATTTTGCTACACTCCTTGGAGCATACGAATAGAAAGTTTGGACTTCGACATCATTTGGGCTAGTTTATGTCAGATTAAATTTACTACATGATCTTCTTCTCAACGTTTTCTTCCCTGTTAACTCTGACTTCTTTAGTTTGCCTCATAGCAATTTGACAGACATTTTCAGATACTGTGTTGGCTGAAACCTTGTGGTTTGGACCAGCCTTTTTTAGCTATCACTTTTTTTGAGGACGATTATTGAATTTGTTTTATCACCTAGACTGATGACACATCTTTTTACTATTTATGTGCCTTTATTACGACCCTCCAAGATTAGTACACCATCGCTGCCAGTGAAGTGCAACTTTCCCCTAGGAAAGTAGTCTATCAAATTTCTCTTTTAGAAATCTCCAAGGAGATTTGTTCAACATAATTATTCCAAAGAtcttattttctttaattttgtatCTTTATGGCCTGCTCATGGCTTCTCATTGCCTAGAAAAAAAAGATGTTTACTGCTGTTTTTTTCCCCTACAGCAACCGCTAGAACTGTGGGCCATCTATCCAAAAGTGCCGAGGTTATGAAGCTTGTCAATAATCTCATgaaagctcctgaagttgctgctaCAATGCAAGAGTTTAGTAAAGAAATGACAAAGGTATGCCATTTTTGATGATATAAGTGCCGATTTAGCAACCGACATAGGTTTTGTTTATTCTTCCTGAAATACTATCTTCATCAAAACGTAATGGCGAGCATGAGTAGCTATTAGTACACGAGCattctttttgtttgtttaagtTAACTATCATTCTTTGTAATCTATTTTGTTATTACCTGCCTAAATGAGAGAACTTAACCATTCACTTAATAGCCCCAACTACCATGGACCCAAACTGCTTGTTTCACTTAAACAATTGCAATCTTCACACTTAAACTATATGTGAGGTCGTCAAGATTCAAAATATCGCTTATACTCTAGAGCCATTCCTAATCAACAAAATGTGAGATGCAATGGTGTGGCTCTAGCATCACAATTCTTTTCGAATAGTTCATCATAATACCAATTATTATTTATTGTGTCCTATCAAATTCTAGAAGTTGAACCTAAGTTAATAAATCATCAAAGTTTTTAAATCCCCTTCATTAGTCCACAGTTCGCAGTGAGCCTAAACTATGTTTTTTTCTTATTACCTGTGCTGAAGATAAGCTAATTTgttcctttttaaccatcttcTGTTGTATATAAGTTGGGCATCACTTGTCGATGCTCCTTCCCTATTTTTTTAAATTGTGGATCTTTCGTATTGTTCTCATTGAGCTGTGGCGTGCATGCTATATACTCAAAATCTGATATTGCGTTCAGTTGCCATTTCTATGTTATACTCAAAATCTGATATTGCGTTCAGTTGCCATTTCTATGTTATACTCAAAATCTGATTTGCGTTTGGTTGCCATTTCTATGTTGTGGTAAACATGGCAGTGATAATAACTAATATATTTCGGATTCGAACAAGCTTGTTTTCTTCTTGAAATCATCCTGACCCTCCATCCTCATGGCATTCAGGCTGGAGTAATGGAAGAAATGGTAAACGATGCTGTTGATACAGCTTTAGATTCTGAAGACATTGAGGAAGAAATAGAGGAGGAAGTGGACAAAGTGCTCGCTGCAATAGCCGGTGAAACTGTGTCTGAGTTACCAAATGCTATTAGCAAGGAGAAGATAAAGCAGCCATCAGCCAGCGTCAAAGCTGAACAGGTACGCACCACTAAAATAGTTTCTTAATGACATTCGTGATATCTATTCCTTCTGTGTCTATTTACAGCAAGAAGCCATCGCCGAAGGCACAGATGACGAAGACTTGGACGAGATAAGGCAACGGCTCGCCAGGGTGAGATCATAAGTTGGACCCATTGATCAGGCACAAAGATACTAAGTAATTGTAGCAATACATGTTTTCACGAATCTGACTCTAAATGTGTATTTACTTTGGGTGAGAAGATGGCTTTTATTCTTCAAGCAGTCTTCAACAAAGTAAATTCTTGATGGTCATGTATCTAACGTTGTCCTGAAATTGTGATTGCTTATATCTTGGAAGAATTTAATTCCTAGCATATTAAAGAAATCTGGTGAAGGTGAGTGTTTCTTCTGATTATTTTGGTAGTGAAACTTTGATCCAATTCGACAAACTCTGCAGCACAATTAGTCATAAATTTCTGAATCATTCTCCTCAATCATGCTCTTAAAGAATAATCTGAATCTATTATAGTCATACTTTGTATTATAAAAGACTGTTTTTGCTATTCTAATATGTGATTATAAGATCACACAGTAATAATTTTTGGGAGGTCATAGGATTTGTTTGAGAAATTGAAATGAACTTGAGCTAAAATTAGAAAAGTCGAAAGCTTAAAAGAGTAAAAGTGTAATGAAGAAAggggaaaaattatttttttaaaatatatttaaatctaTTATCTTGATAGATAAAATTATACTTCACCCCAAATAAAGGATTGTATGTTTTTTGGGGTAAAGATACTTAGTTATCACCTGAATTTGttagagaaaatgagaaattaaattgaGATGATACGAATACAAATGTAAAAGAaagaacaataaaaaaaatgaaataattgatTTGAATCTTTATAAAATCAGTTTAATTCACACAAAAACACATCTTGATTGACATGGATAAATcttgcattttactttcatatTCCATGTTGATACTGAGAAGACAACACGCTACCAATTACACAATATAGTTGGCATCCTAACCGATTGCTTGGGAGCGTATTTTACAGGGCAAATTGGTGGTTAAATCATAATCAGAGAGGAATACAAATAggtgaaccaaaataaaatgaaaagaaaaagaaaaacgaaAAAAGAAAAATCACTTCACATCTCTAGCATTCTTGGATGACTTATCATTTGGATTCACAATTTCGCCACTTGGTTTACTGAGAAGGTGATGATTTGAATCTTCTTCATCGGTCGAATCTCTGGACACAGAACCATGTGATTCTGACCCACCATCAGGAAAATATTTGGTTAAGGAAATTTCATAATTAGGTGAAATACTTGATCACGGAATAAGGAAGCTAAAAGCAAGTTATGGCTGTTAATGTAGTTAGAATATTAACTACATTAACAGCCAAGAAAACATCCTAAACTTAATCTCAGCTTTGATAGTTCAAAATACCATGCCAAGAAAATAGACCACCTTTGTAAATAATCAGACACTTAAAATA
This genomic stretch from Zingiber officinale cultivar Zhangliang chromosome 7A, Zo_v1.1, whole genome shotgun sequence harbors:
- the LOC122001641 gene encoding vacuolar protein sorting-associated protein 24 homolog 1-like; protein product: METMKNLLRPKPNPQEQLREWQRRLRQECRNIERQIRDVQREEKNVQKAIKEAAKRNDMTSAKSLAKEIVRSRKAVNRLYENKAQLNSVSMHLGELVATARTVGHLSKSAEVMKLVNNLMKAPEVAATMQEFSKEMTKAGVMEEMVNDAVDTALDSEDIEEEIEEEVDKVLAAIAGETVSELPNAISKEKIKQPSASVKAEQQEAIAEGTDDEDLDEIRQRLARVRS